A portion of the Magnolia sinica isolate HGM2019 chromosome 17, MsV1, whole genome shotgun sequence genome contains these proteins:
- the LOC131231333 gene encoding early nodulin-75-like isoform X2: protein MLLLGVVAFIAPSLAGYGFNLPEKKRFHPFEKPPFEKLHRKHGPPTSEKLPQEHVPPHLKIPPSDHKPPFEKLLKEHILLRFEEPPFEDGAPCEKPPPEYKPPQIKEPTLEQMAPFEKPPEEPPQYMKPPPEHVPPFEKPPPEHKPPKCEEPPSEHKPPFEKPPLEHQPLQFEEPPPDHKPPFEKPPPEQEPPQFEKPPPEHKPPFEKPPLEHQPPQFEEPPPEHKPPFEKPPPEHEPPQFEKPPQEHKPPFEKPPLEHQPPQFEEPPPEHKPPIEKPPPEHEPPQFEKPPPEHKPPFEKPPLEHQPPQFEEPPPEHKPPFEKPPPEHEPPQFKKPPPKHKPPFEKPPPEHEPPQFEKPPPKHKPPFEKPPLEHEPPQFKKPPPKHKPPFEKPPPEHEPPQFEKPPPKHKPPFEKPPPEHEPPQFEKPPPKHKPPFEKPPLEHQPPQFEEPPPEHKPPIEKPPPEHKPPQFEKPLPEHKPPFEKPPLQHEPPQFEKPPPKHMPPFEKPPLEHQPPQFKEPPPDHKPSFEKPPLEHQPPQFKEPPPDHKPSFEKPPLNHKPPLSEEPLPEHKPPFEKPPTQEHNPPQEHQPPPTKK, encoded by the exons ATGTTGCTCCTTGGAGTGGTGGCTTTCATCGCTCCCTCCCTAGCTGGCTATGGCTTCAACTTACCAGAGAAGAAGCGGTTCCATCCATTTGAGAAGCCACCATTCGAGAAGCTGCACCGGAAACACGGCCCACCGACTTCTGAAAAGCTGCCCCAAGAACATGTGCCACCACATTTGAAGATACCACCGTCAGATCACAAGCCCCCATTTGAGAAGCTACTTAAAGAACATATACTGCTACGATTCGAAGAACCACCCTTCGAAGATGGGGCTCCATGTGAAAAGCCTCCCCCAGAATACAAGCCACCACAAATCAAAGAACCAACCTTAGAACAAATGGCCCCATTTGAGAAGCCACCTGAGGAGCCACCACAATACATGAAACCTCCACCAGAACACGTGCCTCCATTTGAAAAGCCTCCCCCAGAACACAAGCCGCCAAAATGTGAGGAACCACCCTCAGAACACAAGCCTCCATTTGAAAAGCCTCCCCTGGAACACCAACCACTACAATTTGAAGAACCGCCCCCAGATCACAAGCCTCCATTTGAAAAGCCTCCCCCGGAACAAGAGCCACCACAATTCGAGAAACCACCCCCAGAACATAAGCCTCCATTTGAAAAGCCTCCCCTAGAACACCAACCACCACAATTTGAAGAACCGCCCCCAGAGCACAAGCCTCCATTTGAAAAGCCTCCCCCGGAACACGAGCCACCACAATTCGAGAAACCACCCCAAGAACATAAGCCTCCATTTGAAAAGCCTCCCCTGGAACACCAACCACCACAATTTGAAGAACCGCCCCCAGAGCACAAGCCTCCAATTGAAAAGCCTCCCCCGGAACACGAGCCACCACAATTCGAGAAACCACCCCCAGAACATAAGCCTCCATTTGAAAAGCCTCCCCTGGAACACCAACCACCACAATTTGAAGAACCGCCCCCAGAGCACAAGCCTCCATTTGAAAAGCCTCCCCCGGAACACGAGCCACCACAATTCAAGAAACCACCCCCAAAACATAAGCCTCCATTTGAAAAGCCTCCCCCAGAACACGAGCCACCACAATTCGAGAAACCACCTCCAAAACATAAGCCTCCATTTGAAAAACCTCCCCTAGAACACGAGCCACCACAATTCAAGAAACCACCCCCAAAACATAAGCCTCCATTTGAAAAGCCTCCCCCAGAACACGAGCCACCACAATTCGAGAAACCACCCCCAAAACATAAGCCTCCATTTGAAAAGCCTCCCCCAGAACACGAGCCACCACAATTCGAGAAACCACCCCCAAAACATAAGCCTCCATTTGAAAAGCCTCCCCTAGAACACCAACCACCACAATTTGAAGAACCGCCCCCAGAGCACAAGCCTCCAATTGAAAAGCCTCCCCCTGAACACAAACCACCACAATTTGAAAAACCGCTCCCAGAACACAAGCCTCCATTTGAAAAGCCTCCCCTACAGCACGAGCCACCACAATTCGAGAAACCGCCCCCAAAACACATGCCTCCATTTGAAAAGCCTCCTTTGGAACACCAACCACCACAATTTAAAGAACCACCCCCAGATCACAAGCCTTCATTTGAAAAGCCTCCTTTGGAACACCAACCACCACAATTTAAAGAACCGCCCCCAGATCACAAGCCTTCATTTGAAAAGCCTCCCCTAAATCACAAGCCACCATTATCGGAGGAACCACTCCCAGAACACAAGCCTCCATTTGAAAAGCCACCTACTCAAGAACACAAC CCACCCCAAGAGCACCAGCCACCTCCAACAAAGAAGTAG
- the LOC131231333 gene encoding early nodulin-75-like isoform X1, translating to MLLLGVVAFIAPSLAGYGFNLPEKKRFHPFEKPPFEKLHRKHGPPTSEKLPQEHVPPHLKIPPSDHKPPFEKLLKEHILLRFEEPPFEDGAPCEKPPPEYKPPQIKEPTLEQMAPFEKPPEEPPQYMKPPPEHVPPFEKPPPEHKPPKCEEPPSEHKPPFEKPPLEHQPLQFEEPPPDHKPPFEKPPPEQEPPQFEKPPPEHKPPFEKPPLEHQPPQFEEPPPEHKPPFEKPPPEHEPPQFEKPPQEHKPPFEKPPLEHQPPQFEEPPPEHKPPIEKPPPEHEPPQFEKPPPEHKPPFEKPPLEHQPPQFEEPPPEHKPPFEKPPPEHEPPQFKKPPPKHKPPFEKPPPEHEPPQFEKPPPKHKPPFEKPPLEHEPPQFKKPPPKHKPPFEKPPPEHEPPQFEKPPPKHKPPFEKPPPEHEPPQFEKPPPKHKPPFEKPPLEHQPPQFEEPPPEHKPPIEKPPPEHKPPQFEKPLPEHKPPFEKPPLQHEPPQFEKPPPKHMPPFEKPPLEHQPPQFKEPPPDHKPSFEKPPLEHQPPQFKEPPPDHKPSFEKPPLNHKPPLSEEPLPEHKPPFEKPPTQEHNLPSFSKPLPEYKPPTFEHKPLQFENPPQEHQPPPTKK from the coding sequence ATGTTGCTCCTTGGAGTGGTGGCTTTCATCGCTCCCTCCCTAGCTGGCTATGGCTTCAACTTACCAGAGAAGAAGCGGTTCCATCCATTTGAGAAGCCACCATTCGAGAAGCTGCACCGGAAACACGGCCCACCGACTTCTGAAAAGCTGCCCCAAGAACATGTGCCACCACATTTGAAGATACCACCGTCAGATCACAAGCCCCCATTTGAGAAGCTACTTAAAGAACATATACTGCTACGATTCGAAGAACCACCCTTCGAAGATGGGGCTCCATGTGAAAAGCCTCCCCCAGAATACAAGCCACCACAAATCAAAGAACCAACCTTAGAACAAATGGCCCCATTTGAGAAGCCACCTGAGGAGCCACCACAATACATGAAACCTCCACCAGAACACGTGCCTCCATTTGAAAAGCCTCCCCCAGAACACAAGCCGCCAAAATGTGAGGAACCACCCTCAGAACACAAGCCTCCATTTGAAAAGCCTCCCCTGGAACACCAACCACTACAATTTGAAGAACCGCCCCCAGATCACAAGCCTCCATTTGAAAAGCCTCCCCCGGAACAAGAGCCACCACAATTCGAGAAACCACCCCCAGAACATAAGCCTCCATTTGAAAAGCCTCCCCTAGAACACCAACCACCACAATTTGAAGAACCGCCCCCAGAGCACAAGCCTCCATTTGAAAAGCCTCCCCCGGAACACGAGCCACCACAATTCGAGAAACCACCCCAAGAACATAAGCCTCCATTTGAAAAGCCTCCCCTGGAACACCAACCACCACAATTTGAAGAACCGCCCCCAGAGCACAAGCCTCCAATTGAAAAGCCTCCCCCGGAACACGAGCCACCACAATTCGAGAAACCACCCCCAGAACATAAGCCTCCATTTGAAAAGCCTCCCCTGGAACACCAACCACCACAATTTGAAGAACCGCCCCCAGAGCACAAGCCTCCATTTGAAAAGCCTCCCCCGGAACACGAGCCACCACAATTCAAGAAACCACCCCCAAAACATAAGCCTCCATTTGAAAAGCCTCCCCCAGAACACGAGCCACCACAATTCGAGAAACCACCTCCAAAACATAAGCCTCCATTTGAAAAACCTCCCCTAGAACACGAGCCACCACAATTCAAGAAACCACCCCCAAAACATAAGCCTCCATTTGAAAAGCCTCCCCCAGAACACGAGCCACCACAATTCGAGAAACCACCCCCAAAACATAAGCCTCCATTTGAAAAGCCTCCCCCAGAACACGAGCCACCACAATTCGAGAAACCACCCCCAAAACATAAGCCTCCATTTGAAAAGCCTCCCCTAGAACACCAACCACCACAATTTGAAGAACCGCCCCCAGAGCACAAGCCTCCAATTGAAAAGCCTCCCCCTGAACACAAACCACCACAATTTGAAAAACCGCTCCCAGAACACAAGCCTCCATTTGAAAAGCCTCCCCTACAGCACGAGCCACCACAATTCGAGAAACCGCCCCCAAAACACATGCCTCCATTTGAAAAGCCTCCTTTGGAACACCAACCACCACAATTTAAAGAACCACCCCCAGATCACAAGCCTTCATTTGAAAAGCCTCCTTTGGAACACCAACCACCACAATTTAAAGAACCGCCCCCAGATCACAAGCCTTCATTTGAAAAGCCTCCCCTAAATCACAAGCCACCATTATCGGAGGAACCACTCCCAGAACACAAGCCTCCATTTGAAAAGCCACCTACTCAAGAACACAACCTCCCATCCTTTTCAAAGCCGCTCCCAGAATACAAGCCACCCACATTTGAACATAAGCCCCTACAATTCGAGAACCCACCCCAAGAGCACCAGCCACCTCCAACAAAGAAGTAG